The following proteins are co-located in the Paenibacillus sp. FSL H8-0079 genome:
- a CDS encoding pentapeptide repeat-containing protein, with protein MSNQPFASTASPHLSADCEQCFGLCCVALPYGKSSDFAFDKASGTPCPNLRTDNRCGIHTQLRQKGFKGCTVYDCFGAGQKLSQVTYAGKDWRDHPESANEMFDCLPALRQLHELLSYMKEMMMRPETSSLHSAFGELYEEIERLSNLEPAALLRLDIANYRSSVNQLLVQASEMVRANVPPTAHGQGKSKKSKKRTGSDFFGANLKGADLRGASFRGALMIAADLRNADTRNADWIGADLRDTDLGDADLRGGIFLTQSQINAAKGNVNTKLPDHLNIPSHWV; from the coding sequence TTGTCTAACCAACCATTTGCCAGCACGGCGAGTCCGCATCTGAGCGCAGACTGCGAGCAATGTTTTGGCCTGTGCTGTGTTGCCTTGCCCTATGGCAAGTCATCGGACTTTGCTTTTGACAAGGCCAGCGGCACCCCCTGTCCCAATCTGCGCACGGACAATCGCTGCGGTATCCATACCCAGCTTCGGCAGAAAGGGTTCAAAGGTTGCACGGTATACGACTGTTTCGGAGCTGGACAGAAGCTGTCCCAAGTGACCTACGCGGGCAAAGATTGGCGTGATCATCCAGAGTCTGCAAACGAGATGTTCGATTGTCTGCCTGCCTTGCGACAACTTCACGAGTTGCTCAGTTATATGAAGGAAATGATGATGAGACCGGAAACGTCATCCCTTCACTCGGCATTTGGTGAGTTATATGAGGAGATTGAGCGCTTGAGCAATCTGGAGCCTGCGGCACTCCTCCGTCTGGACATCGCCAATTATCGGTCCAGTGTGAATCAACTCTTGGTCCAGGCAAGTGAGATGGTACGTGCGAATGTGCCACCCACCGCTCATGGACAAGGTAAGTCGAAGAAGAGTAAAAAACGTACCGGAAGTGACTTTTTTGGTGCCAATTTAAAAGGGGCTGACCTGCGGGGCGCAAGCTTCCGGGGGGCTTTAATGATCGCGGCCGACCTCCGAAATGCAGATACACGAAATGCGGATTGGATTGGCGCAGACTTGCGGGATACGGATCTGGGCGATGCAGACCTGAGAGGTGGCATCTTCCTGACGCAATCGCAGATTAATGCAGCCAAAGGTAATGTGAATACCAAGTTGCCGGATCATCTTAACATTCCCTCACACTGGGTGTAG
- a CDS encoding GreA/GreB family elongation factor yields the protein MNHRTSRQNCREKLVSQLFTLGEEKRTFLDAYFDARDPERIQLEKQLLAYTHYVEKLLLGPDEDLDSAVLIGSHIDFEYIDFHTSDSFMIVMPDDTDPDEGRISFLSPVGSQLLLGSKGEVRSVHTPSGSMRIRITGIELKSETLNGLALGGADHAL from the coding sequence ATGAACCATAGGACTTCCCGCCAAAATTGCAGAGAGAAGCTGGTAAGCCAGCTATTTACATTGGGTGAAGAGAAAAGAACATTTCTCGACGCCTATTTCGACGCGCGTGATCCGGAGCGAATACAGTTGGAAAAACAGCTGCTGGCGTATACGCACTATGTGGAAAAACTGCTCCTCGGTCCTGATGAAGATCTGGACTCGGCTGTATTGATCGGTAGCCATATTGATTTTGAATACATCGATTTTCATACGTCCGATTCGTTCATGATTGTCATGCCAGATGATACGGACCCGGATGAGGGTCGTATTTCCTTCCTCTCCCCGGTAGGGAGTCAATTACTGCTTGGCAGTAAGGGCGAAGTACGGTCCGTTCATACGCCATCAGGCTCGATGAGGATACGCATCACGGGAATTGAGCTGAAGAGCGAAACCCTGAACGGGTTGGCCTTAGGGGGTGCAGATCATGCACTTTAA
- a CDS encoding diaminopimelate dehydrogenase: MNMIRVGIVGYGNLGKGVEKAISQNEDLELIAVFTRRNPEQMVAESTEVRFEHISAAEQYIGKVDVMILCGGSATDLPEQTPAIAKLFNTVDSFDTHAKIPEFYKEVNAAAEQGGHVSVISTGWDPGLFSMNRLLAQSILPEGKEYTFWGKGVSQGHSDAIRRVPGVKAGVQYTVPVEEVINRIRAGETPELSTREKHLRQCYVVAEDGANQDEIRETIVSMPNYFADYDTTVTFISEEELKSEHEGMPHGGFVIRSGVTGAGQKQIIEFGLKLDSNPEFTASVLVAYARAAQRLSVEGHKGAKTVFDIPLGHLSPKSAEDLRRDLL, encoded by the coding sequence TTGAACATGATTAGAGTGGGTATTGTTGGTTACGGTAACTTGGGTAAAGGTGTAGAGAAAGCCATTTCCCAGAACGAGGATCTGGAACTGATTGCTGTGTTTACACGTCGTAATCCGGAGCAGATGGTCGCTGAAAGCACAGAAGTACGTTTTGAGCATATCTCTGCAGCGGAGCAATACATAGGCAAGGTTGATGTTATGATCCTCTGTGGTGGTTCTGCAACCGACCTTCCAGAGCAGACACCAGCCATCGCCAAGTTGTTCAATACGGTAGATAGCTTCGATACACATGCTAAGATTCCTGAATTCTACAAGGAAGTTAATGCTGCGGCAGAGCAAGGCGGTCACGTAAGTGTCATTTCCACAGGTTGGGACCCAGGTTTGTTCTCCATGAACCGTCTGCTTGCACAGTCTATCCTGCCAGAAGGAAAAGAGTACACGTTCTGGGGCAAAGGTGTGAGCCAAGGTCACTCGGATGCTATTCGTCGTGTTCCAGGCGTTAAGGCGGGCGTACAGTATACTGTACCTGTTGAAGAGGTGATCAATCGCATTCGTGCAGGGGAGACACCAGAGCTGTCTACACGTGAGAAGCATCTGCGTCAATGTTATGTGGTAGCAGAAGATGGTGCTAATCAAGATGAGATCCGTGAGACGATTGTGTCGATGCCTAACTATTTTGCAGATTACGATACAACAGTAACGTTCATTAGCGAAGAAGAATTGAAATCCGAGCATGAAGGTATGCCGCATGGTGGATTTGTGATTCGCAGTGGGGTTACAGGTGCCGGTCAAAAGCAAATTATTGAATTCGGTCTGAAACTCGACAGCAATCCTGAATTTACAGCAAGCGTACTTGTGGCGTATGCGAGAGCAGCGCAACGCTTGAGCGTGGAAGGACATAAGGGAGCGAAAACGGTATTTGATATTCCGCTCGGTCACTTGTCTCCGAAATCGGCTGAAGATCTTCGCCGCGACTTGTTATAA
- a CDS encoding expansin EXLX1 family cellulose-binding protein translates to MNKKSRFQRLKWAGTGLLLSLVLFALPASAAWNDTYQGYATYTGSGYSGGAVLLDPIPADMKITALNPFQLNYNGVKAALAGAYLEVQGPKGKTTVYVTDLYPEGASGALDLSPNAFNLIGDPKAGKINISWKVVKAPIQGNVSYRIKEGSSQWWAAIQVRNHKYPVLKFEVKQKDGTWLNLEKQDYNHFLGTGLGKEKLNVRITDIRGQVLNDTIPALPNDGSGSAYIVPGNVQFPD, encoded by the coding sequence ATGAACAAGAAAAGTAGATTTCAACGGTTAAAATGGGCCGGTACAGGGTTATTGCTCAGTCTCGTATTATTTGCTTTACCTGCATCTGCTGCATGGAATGATACATATCAGGGTTACGCGACGTATACGGGCTCAGGCTACTCGGGAGGTGCGGTGTTGCTTGATCCCATCCCGGCGGACATGAAGATTACCGCACTCAATCCGTTCCAGCTCAATTATAATGGCGTCAAAGCTGCATTGGCGGGGGCCTATCTTGAAGTACAGGGACCTAAAGGCAAAACAACCGTCTATGTAACAGACCTCTATCCAGAGGGTGCTAGTGGAGCGCTGGATCTCTCGCCGAATGCTTTTAACCTGATCGGTGACCCCAAGGCAGGCAAAATCAATATCAGCTGGAAAGTGGTCAAAGCTCCAATTCAAGGCAACGTCTCCTATCGGATCAAGGAAGGCAGCAGTCAGTGGTGGGCAGCCATTCAGGTCCGCAATCATAAGTATCCGGTGCTGAAGTTTGAAGTGAAACAAAAGGATGGTACGTGGCTCAATCTTGAAAAGCAAGACTATAATCATTTCCTCGGAACTGGACTGGGCAAAGAAAAACTGAACGTTCGTATTACCGATATTCGCGGTCAGGTATTAAATGACACGATCCCGGCTCTACCTAATGATGGATCGGGTAGTGCGTATATCGTACCGGGCAATGTACAGTTTCCCGATTGA
- a CDS encoding cation:proton antiporter regulatory subunit, producing MMHFKETDLPGIGRKYWLHTRSGEHLVIVIHNDERRDLFHMESGDTPEELGDMVSLVTLDDDEARAVAAIVGGMTYKPQFQNEREVMLEGLLIEWLRIEPHAVSIGMTIGELDIRQATGAVILAVVTKDREKQFNPGPDYIFTAGATVVVAGERNQIKQLKQLLTDGRT from the coding sequence ATCATGCACTTTAAAGAGACGGATTTACCCGGGATTGGACGTAAATACTGGCTGCATACCCGCAGTGGTGAGCACCTGGTCATTGTGATTCATAACGACGAGCGACGTGACCTGTTCCATATGGAGTCAGGGGATACGCCTGAAGAGCTGGGTGATATGGTATCTCTGGTTACCTTGGACGATGATGAAGCCCGTGCGGTTGCCGCTATCGTTGGTGGTATGACCTACAAACCTCAGTTTCAGAATGAACGTGAAGTGATGCTTGAAGGGCTTTTAATTGAATGGCTCCGAATTGAGCCTCACGCGGTAAGCATAGGCATGACGATTGGGGAACTGGATATTCGGCAGGCTACGGGGGCCGTTATTCTGGCTGTTGTGACGAAGGACAGGGAAAAGCAATTTAATCCCGGTCCGGATTACATTTTTACCGCTGGAGCTACAGTTGTGGTCGCCGGTGAACGGAATCAGATCAAACAGCTCAAACAATTGTTGACTGATGGACGGACTTAG
- a CDS encoding alpha/beta hydrolase produces the protein MKKSLPSYRTTHPYWKQYQDFFPEEVRLDEYTAPEEEWWESNGVHLHIDRLPAPESSIKILFIHGAGGNGRLLAPYARMLQRHGYEVVSPDLPPYGLSYAMSGTRINYELWIELLVSLIEREYKKDGKSIVVLGSSIGGMLAYHTSARSKRVKGLIATTFVDTSNPEMRDQLAPNRLVSRVGKRIMDLFPALLDHVRISVKQVSRMQLITNNQDLTRLIMNDPQAAATRIPLELLRTFLNKKPEVSPEQFSQCPVLLVHPELDPMTPIRFSQSFFDRLVVDKECVILEGSGHFPIEQPGLKQLEAAVLRFLQQIQG, from the coding sequence ATGAAGAAAAGTTTGCCTTCCTATCGGACAACACATCCCTATTGGAAGCAGTATCAGGATTTTTTCCCGGAAGAAGTCCGACTGGATGAATATACAGCTCCTGAAGAAGAATGGTGGGAATCAAATGGGGTTCATCTACATATTGATCGATTACCTGCGCCTGAGTCTTCGATCAAAATTTTGTTTATACACGGTGCGGGAGGCAATGGCAGGTTGCTCGCTCCGTATGCCCGCATGTTGCAGCGACATGGATACGAGGTGGTATCGCCAGATCTTCCGCCGTATGGGTTAAGTTATGCAATGTCTGGTACACGTATCAACTACGAACTATGGATAGAGCTGCTTGTTTCACTCATTGAAAGGGAATATAAGAAAGACGGCAAGTCAATCGTCGTATTGGGAAGCAGCATCGGAGGCATGCTTGCCTATCACACGAGTGCTCGCAGCAAGCGCGTTAAGGGTTTGATCGCAACTACATTTGTAGACACCAGTAATCCGGAAATGCGCGATCAGCTCGCGCCGAATCGTCTGGTGAGCCGTGTGGGAAAACGTATAATGGATCTGTTTCCTGCTCTACTAGATCATGTACGTATTTCGGTCAAGCAGGTATCCCGGATGCAACTGATTACCAATAACCAGGACTTAACCCGGCTTATTATGAATGATCCACAAGCGGCAGCCACACGTATTCCGTTGGAACTATTAAGGACATTCCTTAATAAAAAACCGGAGGTAAGCCCGGAACAGTTCAGCCAGTGTCCGGTCCTGTTGGTTCACCCTGAACTGGACCCCATGACACCGATCCGGTTCAGCCAATCTTTTTTTGATCGTCTGGTGGTGGACAAGGAATGTGTGATCTTGGAGGGTTCAGGCCATTTCCCGATAGAGCAACCAGGGCTGAAGCAATTGGAGGCGGCGGTATTACGATTTTTACAACAGATTCAAGGATGA
- a CDS encoding PhzF family phenazine biosynthesis protein: protein MEVEVSTLHSFSDKVLGGNPAGVVLQAAHLSDSQMQEIARQVGFSETAFVMPSDQADFKVRYFTPSDEVDLCGHATIALFYLMKTQQLVDVGTYTLETLAGILEVVIEVNGEVYLSQTLPEFGKIVDRQQIADSLRISMADLNAELPVQIVSTGLPDILIAVKDTDVLTKIDPDFQRITEICKAHHAVGYHVFTLESDAEDVLAECRNFAPLYDIPEESATGTSNGAMLCYLSQYNQLTDPHLHTYTIRQGYTMNRPSEIRARLTLDNSNEITQIQVGGSAVHIKNILIHLP from the coding sequence ATGGAAGTAGAAGTCAGTACATTACATTCATTTTCGGACAAGGTTCTTGGCGGAAACCCCGCAGGCGTTGTTCTACAAGCAGCGCATTTATCTGATTCCCAGATGCAGGAGATTGCCAGACAAGTCGGTTTTTCAGAGACAGCATTTGTTATGCCGTCGGATCAGGCTGACTTCAAAGTACGTTACTTCACCCCAAGTGATGAAGTGGATCTATGTGGACATGCAACAATTGCTTTATTTTATCTAATGAAGACACAACAGCTCGTTGATGTTGGTACATACACATTGGAGACACTGGCGGGAATTCTTGAGGTTGTTATCGAAGTCAATGGAGAAGTCTATCTGTCTCAGACGCTGCCGGAGTTTGGGAAGATCGTGGATCGACAGCAGATTGCCGATTCGTTACGTATTTCTATGGCGGATCTGAATGCCGAACTACCTGTACAGATCGTATCTACCGGACTACCCGATATCCTGATAGCCGTTAAAGATACTGATGTTCTGACCAAAATCGACCCTGACTTCCAGCGTATCACTGAAATATGTAAGGCTCATCATGCCGTAGGTTATCATGTGTTTACACTCGAATCAGATGCTGAGGACGTTCTGGCAGAATGCCGTAATTTTGCACCGCTTTATGATATACCGGAAGAGAGCGCGACGGGCACATCCAATGGTGCAATGCTCTGTTATTTATCCCAGTACAACCAGCTTACAGATCCTCATCTTCACACGTACACGATCAGACAAGGGTATACCATGAACCGCCCCTCTGAGATCCGAGCCAGATTAACTTTGGACAATTCCAATGAAATCACACAGATTCAGGTTGGAGGTAGCGCAGTTCATATCAAAAATATCCTAATTCACCTCCCTTAG
- a CDS encoding NADP-dependent oxidoreductase: protein MKAIVIEEFGGAEQLKEQEVAKPACGVNQVLIRTHATSVNPVDFKIRQGDMKEAAENFPLILGGDVAGTVAEVGSNVIRFREGDRVFARPRQFGTYAEYVAVDADIIARIPEKLSFEEAAAIPLAAMTAWQALVDHGRLGKGQKVLIHAGAGGVGTYAIQIAKSLGAEVASTASESNEALLRSLGVDHFINYKKEDFSEILSGYDVVLDTMGGDIQRDSFKVLKSGGHLVSLVEQPDEKLAKEAGVTANVFMMEPKGDQLDQLAELAAEGKLKSIIDGTYPLTQQGVREAHEKSETHHTRGKLVIQVQ from the coding sequence ATGAAAGCAATTGTGATTGAGGAATTTGGTGGAGCGGAACAATTGAAGGAACAGGAAGTAGCCAAGCCGGCGTGTGGAGTGAATCAGGTGCTAATTCGAACGCATGCCACGTCGGTAAACCCGGTGGACTTCAAAATCAGACAAGGCGATATGAAAGAGGCAGCGGAGAATTTTCCGTTGATTTTGGGCGGCGATGTTGCTGGCACGGTGGCTGAAGTTGGCTCGAATGTCATCAGGTTCAGAGAAGGTGATCGGGTGTTTGCGCGTCCTCGTCAATTCGGAACCTATGCAGAATATGTTGCTGTCGATGCGGATATTATTGCCCGTATACCGGAGAAACTGAGTTTCGAGGAAGCAGCAGCGATCCCGCTGGCGGCGATGACGGCATGGCAGGCCCTCGTGGATCACGGACGTTTAGGCAAAGGGCAGAAGGTACTCATTCATGCTGGTGCAGGTGGTGTGGGAACGTATGCCATTCAGATTGCCAAGTCCCTCGGCGCTGAAGTGGCTTCCACGGCGAGTGAATCAAACGAAGCGTTGCTTCGTTCGTTGGGTGTGGATCATTTTATCAATTATAAAAAAGAAGATTTCTCGGAGATTCTCTCCGGTTATGATGTTGTCCTTGATACGATGGGCGGCGATATTCAGCGCGACAGCTTCAAGGTGTTGAAGTCTGGTGGCCATCTGGTATCCTTGGTGGAACAACCGGATGAGAAGCTTGCCAAAGAGGCCGGGGTAACGGCCAACGTCTTCATGATGGAGCCCAAAGGGGATCAACTGGATCAGTTGGCTGAACTGGCTGCGGAAGGCAAGCTCAAATCGATTATTGATGGAACGTATCCGCTAACTCAACAGGGAGTAAGGGAAGCACATGAGAAGAGTGAAACCCATCATACCCGAGGGAAACTTGTTATTCAGGTGCAATAG
- a CDS encoding alpha/beta hydrolase: MKKGLRKGLKVLGGIMLAAGLLLLTGTAYEAYQSTQDMKSYPPPGKYYEVSGRNMHLYTAGKGEVTVVFASGWGTPNPYVDFSPLYDKLKSQVKIAVYDRFGYGYSDYTDEPRDVDTISEEIHQLLRTSGQRPPYIMVGHSMGALETLRFAQRYPDEVAGMVMIDGGSPEYYSRTDLDTPEWMMDWSRFLVKTGIARTLLHSDRMMASLVIDPKLVTETMKKAITISTLRHAYNDNVMDEVRNSRTNAACVLENKTKFDFPLTILTAGSEESDEDSQAWQTDQTDFASWSRHGTQLTVPHAKHSIHKSQPDIVVAEIMKLVTPSSDL, from the coding sequence ATGAAGAAGGGGTTACGGAAAGGGTTGAAAGTGCTGGGAGGCATAATGCTCGCCGCAGGGCTTTTGCTGCTGACGGGAACGGCGTATGAGGCTTATCAATCCACGCAGGATATGAAGTCCTATCCCCCGCCAGGCAAGTATTATGAAGTGAGTGGTCGCAACATGCATCTCTACACTGCTGGCAAAGGAGAGGTAACGGTGGTATTTGCCTCAGGCTGGGGTACGCCCAATCCGTATGTGGATTTCAGTCCGCTATATGACAAGTTGAAATCACAGGTGAAAATTGCGGTATATGATCGGTTCGGGTATGGATACAGCGATTATACGGATGAACCTCGTGATGTCGACACCATCTCGGAAGAGATTCACCAATTGCTGCGAACATCCGGTCAACGTCCACCTTACATCATGGTCGGTCACTCCATGGGTGCGCTGGAGACACTGCGGTTTGCACAAAGGTATCCTGATGAGGTGGCAGGCATGGTCATGATCGATGGTGGCAGCCCAGAGTATTACAGTCGTACGGACCTGGATACACCAGAATGGATGATGGATTGGTCCCGTTTTCTGGTGAAAACAGGCATCGCACGAACGTTGCTGCACTCGGATCGCATGATGGCATCTCTGGTCATTGACCCGAAACTGGTAACGGAAACGATGAAAAAGGCCATCACGATATCCACGCTGAGACATGCGTACAATGACAATGTCATGGATGAGGTTCGGAATTCCAGAACGAATGCAGCGTGTGTGCTTGAGAACAAAACGAAGTTCGACTTCCCCTTGACAATCCTGACAGCCGGTTCGGAGGAGTCGGATGAGGACAGTCAGGCATGGCAGACCGATCAAACGGATTTTGCTTCATGGTCAAGACACGGAACACAGCTGACGGTTCCACACGCGAAACACAGTATCCACAAAAGTCAGCCGGATATTGTCGTCGCCGAGATCATGAAATTAGTGACACCGTCCAGTGACCTATGA
- the gdhA gene encoding NADP-specific glutamate dehydrogenase: MTKETTESAQVTAAEYVHSVYESVVARNPHEDEFHQAVKEILDSLIPVIEAHPKYKNHSLLEQLVEPERVITFRVPWVDDQGKVQVNRGFRVQFNSAIGPYKGGLRFHPSVYSGIIKFLGFEQIFKNALTGLPIGGGKGGSDFDPKGKSDLEVMRFTQSFMTELYKYIGSDTDVPAGDIGVGAREIGYMFGQYKRIHGGHEAGVLTGKGLLYGGSLARKEATGFGCVYFVKEMLQSKGLSFKDSTVVVSGSGNVSIYAIQKAQELGATVVACSDSGGYIHDPQGINLDTVKRLKEVDRLRISEYVKEHPHATFTEGCEGIWSIPCDIALPCATQNEIDEEAAALLVKGGVKAIGEGANMPSTLAAIDVFHGAGVLFGPAKAANAGGVAVSALEMSQNSMRLSWSFEEVDAKLHDIMKNIYTSCVEAAEEYGCEGNLVAGANIAGFLKVADSMIAQGVV; this comes from the coding sequence ATAACAAAAGAAACTACAGAGTCAGCTCAAGTTACTGCCGCAGAATATGTTCATTCCGTCTATGAGTCGGTTGTCGCGAGAAATCCGCACGAAGACGAGTTCCATCAGGCTGTCAAAGAAATCCTGGATTCCCTTATTCCTGTCATTGAAGCACATCCCAAATATAAGAACCATAGTCTGCTGGAACAGCTTGTCGAACCCGAACGTGTAATCACATTCCGTGTCCCATGGGTAGATGATCAGGGCAAAGTTCAGGTTAACCGTGGATTCCGGGTACAGTTCAACAGTGCCATTGGTCCGTACAAAGGCGGACTTCGCTTCCACCCTTCCGTATACTCGGGCATCATCAAGTTCCTCGGCTTCGAACAGATTTTCAAAAATGCGTTGACCGGACTGCCTATTGGTGGTGGTAAAGGTGGTTCTGACTTCGATCCCAAAGGAAAATCAGATCTGGAAGTGATGCGTTTCACGCAAAGCTTCATGACAGAGCTGTACAAATATATTGGTTCCGATACCGATGTACCCGCAGGTGACATTGGTGTAGGCGCAAGGGAAATCGGTTACATGTTCGGCCAATACAAACGTATCCATGGCGGGCATGAGGCAGGCGTTTTGACAGGTAAAGGTCTGCTGTACGGAGGAAGCTTGGCACGTAAAGAAGCGACTGGCTTCGGCTGTGTGTACTTCGTGAAGGAGATGCTGCAATCCAAAGGGCTCAGCTTCAAGGACAGCACAGTCGTTGTCTCTGGCTCAGGTAATGTATCCATCTATGCCATACAGAAGGCACAGGAGCTTGGAGCTACAGTCGTGGCGTGTAGTGACTCAGGTGGCTACATACACGATCCACAAGGCATCAACCTGGATACCGTGAAACGTCTGAAAGAGGTTGATCGTCTGCGCATCAGCGAATACGTTAAAGAACATCCGCATGCTACATTTACCGAAGGCTGTGAAGGCATCTGGTCTATTCCTTGTGATATTGCTCTTCCGTGTGCGACACAAAACGAGATCGATGAAGAAGCTGCGGCCCTTCTGGTCAAAGGTGGCGTAAAAGCCATTGGCGAAGGTGCGAATATGCCTTCCACCCTGGCTGCCATTGACGTCTTCCACGGTGCAGGCGTACTGTTCGGTCCAGCCAAAGCGGCGAATGCCGGCGGTGTAGCCGTGTCTGCTCTTGAAATGTCACAGAACAGCATGCGGTTGTCCTGGTCATTTGAAGAAGTAGACGCGAAGCTGCATGACATCATGAAGAACATCTACACCAGCTGTGTAGAAGCTGCTGAAGAATATGGCTGTGAAGGCAACCTCGTAGCCGGAGCGAACATCGCCGGTTTCCTTAAGGTAGCCGATTCCATGATTGCTCAAGGTGTAGTTTAA
- a CDS encoding cation:proton antiporter codes for MDMLIFEVGIAVALITLTGLISSRLRFSVIPFYILIGMAVGPHAPQIGIVDLRFIESSTFIEFMGRLGILFLLFYLGLEFSVSRLLKSGKAILTGGMFYVGLNFVSGLLLGWFMNLPLQETLVVCGIMTSSSTAIVAKVLVDLKRTANPETEIIMGMIMFDDLFIAIHISILTGLVLSGATSFLSVLLVSLSALLFIVLFLIIGRKSIKYIDKALNIKSSELFLLTVMTLLFLVAGFSETLHVAEAIGALMMGLVLGESRHVSRIEHQIMPFKDFFGAIFFFSFGLTIEPSSLGGAVGMTIIAVILTIASNYGAGMIAGRLAGMSPKASLNVGFTLVSRGEFSIIMANIGKAGGLMASIQSFAVLYVLILAVLGPILTKESPRIYAQYERLRKRMKRRETG; via the coding sequence ATGGATATGCTCATATTCGAAGTGGGAATTGCCGTTGCGCTGATTACACTTACGGGGCTGATATCTTCACGATTACGTTTTTCGGTCATTCCTTTCTATATACTGATTGGTATGGCTGTAGGACCACATGCACCACAGATCGGGATTGTGGATTTACGTTTTATCGAAAGTTCGACCTTTATTGAATTTATGGGCAGACTTGGCATTTTGTTTTTGTTATTTTATCTGGGTCTGGAATTCTCCGTCTCCCGTTTATTAAAGTCTGGCAAAGCCATTCTGACCGGGGGCATGTTCTATGTAGGCCTTAATTTTGTCTCAGGACTGTTGCTGGGCTGGTTCATGAATCTGCCGCTCCAGGAGACACTCGTTGTCTGTGGGATTATGACCAGTTCTTCTACAGCCATCGTGGCTAAAGTGCTCGTAGATCTGAAACGCACAGCGAACCCGGAGACAGAGATTATCATGGGTATGATCATGTTTGATGATTTGTTCATCGCGATTCATATCTCGATTCTGACCGGACTTGTGCTCAGCGGGGCAACTTCATTCTTGAGCGTTCTGCTGGTATCCCTGTCTGCGTTGCTGTTCATCGTGCTCTTCCTGATCATCGGCAGGAAAAGCATCAAATATATTGATAAGGCACTGAACATTAAGTCTTCAGAGTTGTTTCTGTTAACTGTCATGACACTGCTCTTCCTGGTGGCAGGTTTCTCGGAGACACTTCATGTAGCCGAAGCAATCGGGGCTTTGATGATGGGACTGGTGCTGGGCGAATCAAGACACGTCAGTCGAATTGAGCATCAGATCATGCCTTTCAAAGATTTTTTTGGTGCGATTTTCTTCTTCAGCTTTGGCCTGACCATTGAGCCGTCATCACTTGGCGGAGCTGTGGGCATGACGATTATTGCTGTTATTCTGACGATCGCCAGTAACTATGGTGCAGGCATGATTGCTGGCAGATTGGCTGGAATGAGTCCAAAGGCCTCATTGAATGTGGGCTTTACCTTGGTCTCCCGGGGCGAATTCTCCATTATCATGGCGAACATCGGCAAGGCCGGAGGACTGATGGCGTCCATCCAATCGTTTGCCGTATTATATGTGTTAATTCTGGCTGTGCTGGGACCTATCCTGACGAAAGAATCTCCGCGGATCTATGCTCAGTATGAGCGTCTAAGGAAGCGGATGAAACGAAGGGAAACGGGTTAG
- a CDS encoding exodeoxyribonuclease III, whose product MKLVSWNVNGLRACVTKGFMDYYQESQADIFCLQETKLQAGQIEMDLGEDVYQYWNYAIKKGYSGTAIFSRIKPLSVRYGMEEDSEPEGRMITLEYDDFYLVNVYTPNAKRDLTRLPYRLEWEDRFRGYVLQLEQTKPVIVCGDLNVAHQEIDLKNPKPNLGNSGFTLEERGKMTDLLASGYVDSFRHLYPDRTDVYSWWSYMPKVRERNVGWRIDYFLVSNQLAPKVADAHIDCHVMGSDHCPVGLTLEL is encoded by the coding sequence ATGAAGCTGGTGTCCTGGAATGTGAATGGCTTAAGGGCATGTGTGACCAAAGGATTCATGGATTATTATCAAGAGAGTCAGGCGGACATTTTCTGCCTTCAGGAGACCAAATTGCAAGCCGGACAGATTGAGATGGACCTGGGGGAAGATGTTTATCAATATTGGAATTATGCGATCAAAAAAGGTTATTCCGGCACGGCTATATTTAGCCGCATCAAGCCGTTGTCCGTTCGTTACGGGATGGAGGAAGACAGTGAACCGGAAGGTCGGATGATTACACTGGAGTATGATGATTTTTATCTGGTGAACGTCTATACACCTAACGCGAAGCGCGATCTGACCCGGCTTCCTTATCGTCTGGAATGGGAGGACCGATTCCGGGGATATGTCCTGCAATTGGAGCAGACTAAGCCGGTTATCGTCTGTGGTGACCTGAATGTGGCTCATCAGGAGATTGATCTGAAGAATCCGAAGCCCAATCTGGGCAATTCCGGATTTACGCTTGAAGAGCGTGGCAAGATGACCGATTTGCTTGCTTCTGGTTATGTGGACAGCTTCCGTCATCTATATCCGGATCGTACGGATGTATACAGCTGGTGGTCTTATATGCCGAAGGTTCGAGAACGGAACGTGGGCTGGCGCATTGATTATTTTCTCGTATCCAATCAATTGGCACCTAAGGTGGCAGATGCGCATATCGACTGCCATGTGATGGGCAGTGATCATTGCCCGGTGGGTCTCACATTGGAACTGTAA